In one Juglans regia cultivar Chandler chromosome 11, Walnut 2.0, whole genome shotgun sequence genomic region, the following are encoded:
- the LOC108995812 gene encoding putative receptor-like protein kinase At4g00960 isoform X2, which translates to MCCSRLLLFFTCLILILHLFAPTLAQLVPYSCSDKGNYTSNSTYRANLNTVLTSMSSNTKISYGFYNLSVGENSDKVNAIALCRGDIGTDECRSCVNTSSQDLLQKCPYQKEAIIYDTKCMVRYSNRYIFGLLEASPFPFTSVLNASDVDAFTQVLGPLLERLKKLAAAGNSTRKFAAGKETAQDFQTIHALLMCTPDLDELDCKSCLEQCTAAVFSSCCYGRQGARYLSPSCQLRYETYTFYDPTAEAPPPSLLPPSTRRTKGKESKPSRTTIVIVVLTIGFALLIVSNFVLYLRVRKSRQKVKSKHEISSVHESFIRYDFGTIGVATDNFSEVNKLGEGGFGAVYKGKLQNGLEIAVKRLSMGSSQGNIEFENEVLLLARLQHRNLLSIMGFCLEGNERLLIYEFMPNASLDHFLFDPIKQVQLNWEKRHKIIEGIARGLLYLHEDSRHRIIHRDLKASNILLDAYMNPKISDFGTARLLDRTENNTMRIIGTYGYMPPEYAQCGTFSSKSDVFSFGVLILEIVSGQKNSSFPEGLVSYAWENWRQGTPLNLVDPTLMVNSTIQILRSIHIGLLCVQENVNDRPTTASVVLMLGSESITLAAPKRPPFLMHTSSTGPDMLSRSSYQSSNNNVQASANDASITELYPR; encoded by the exons ATGTGCTGTTCAAGACTACTACTTTTCTTCACCTGCCTAATTCTGATCTTGCATCTGTTTGCTCCCACGTTAGCTCAATTAGTTCCCTACTCCTGCTCCGATAAGGGTAACTACACCAGTAACAGTACATACAGAGCAAATCTCAACACCGTCCTGACGTCTATGTCTTCCAATACCAAAATCAGCTACGGGTTTTATAATTTATCCGTCGGAGAAAATTCCGACAAAGTAAACGCGATTGCGCTTTGTAGAGGAGACATTGGGACAGACGAATGCCGTAGTTGTGTAAATACGTCGAGTCAGGATCTGTTGCAGAAATGTCCCTACCAGAAGGAGGCGATCATATATGACACGAAATGTATGGTGCGATACTCAAACAGATATATATTTGGTCTTTTGGAAGCCAGCCCTTTTCCATTCACCAGCGTACTAAACGCCTCAGATGTAGATGCGTTCACACAGGTTCTAGGGCCTTTGTTAGAGAGGCTAAAAAAGCTCGCCGCAGCAGGAAATTCTACTCGCAAATTTGCTGCGGGAAAAGAGACTGCCCAAGATTTCCAAACAATACATGCACTTCTTATGTGCACCCCTGATTTGGATGAACTCGATTGCAAGAGCTGCCTGGAGCAGTGTACGGCAGCGGTATTTTCATCATGCTGTTATGGAAGGCAGGGAGCGAGATATTTATCACCCAGCTGTCAGTTAAGGTATGAGACTTACACTTTCTATGACCCTACCGCTGAGGCACCACCGCCGTCGCTACTGCCACCATCAACCCGTCGAACAAAAG GAAAGGAAAGTAAACCATCTCGAACTACGATAGTCATAGTTGTATTGACTATTGGTTTTGCTTTGCTAATCGTTTCCAACTTCGTTTTGTATTTACGAGTAAGGAAGTCAAGGCAGAAAGTGAAAT CCAAGCATGAAATTAGTAGTGTTCATGAATCATTTATTAGATATGACTTTGGCACAATCGGAGTTGCTACAGACAACTTTTCCGAGGTAAATAAGCTTGGAGAAGGTGGATTCGGTGCTGTTTACAAG GGTAAGCTTCAAAATGGACTAGAAATAGCTGTGAAAAGGCTATCTATGGGTTCTAGTCAAGGAAATATAGAGTTCGAGAATGAGGTTCTATTGCTAGCAAGGCTTCAACATCGAAATCTGTTGAGCATCATGGGATTTTGTTTGGAAGGAAATGAAAGGCTTCTTATCTATGAGTTTATGCCTAATGCAAGCCTCGATCACTTCTTATTTG ACCCAATCAAACAAGTCCAACTGAATTGGGAAAAACGGCACAAAATTATAGAGGGTATTGCTCGAGGGCTTCTTTATCTTCATGAAGATTCCCGACACCGTATTATTCATCGTGATCTCAAAGCTAGCAACATCTTGTTAGATGCATATATGAAtccaaaaatttcagattttggcaCTGCGAGGTTGTTAGATCGAACTGAAAACAATACAATGAGAATTATTGGGACTTA TGGATATATGCCTCCAGAGTATGCTCAATGCGGAACCTTTTCATCAAAGTCCGATGTCTTTAGTTTTGGCGTCCTAATTTTGGAGATAGTGAGTGGCCAGAAAAACAGTTCTTTTCCTGAAGGCCTTGTAAGCTAT GCTTGGGAAAACTGGAGGCAGGGAACACCTTTAAATCTTGTAGATCCCACATTGATGGTAAattcaacaattcaaatacTGAGAAGCATCCACATTGGACTATTATGTGTTCAAGAAAATGTAAATGATAGACCGACAACTGCTTCGGTCGTTCTCATGCTTGGTAGTGAGTCCATTACTCTAGCAGCACCCAAGAGACCTCCATTTCTTATGCACACAAGTAGCACTGGACCCGACATGTTGTCCCGGTCGTCATATCAATCTAGTAACAACAATGTCCAAGCCTCAGCAAATGATGCTTCAATTACTGAGCTATATCCTCGCTAG
- the LOC108995812 gene encoding putative receptor-like protein kinase At4g00960 isoform X1, which yields MCCSRLLLFFTCLILILHLFAPTLAQLVPYSCSDKGNYTSNSTYRANLNTVLTSMSSNTKISYGFYNLSVGENSDKVNAIALCRGDIGTDECRSCVNTSSQDLLQKCPYQKEAIIYDTKCMVRYSNRYIFGLLEASPFPFTSVLNASDVDAFTQVLGPLLERLKKLAAAGNSTRKFAAGKETAQDFQTIHALLMCTPDLDELDCKSCLEQCTAAVFSSCCYGRQGARYLSPSCQLRYETYTFYDPTAEAPPPSLLPPSTRRTKGKESKPSRTTIVIVVLTIGFALLIVSNFVLYLRVRKSRQKVKCEAKHEISSVHESFIRYDFGTIGVATDNFSEVNKLGEGGFGAVYKGKLQNGLEIAVKRLSMGSSQGNIEFENEVLLLARLQHRNLLSIMGFCLEGNERLLIYEFMPNASLDHFLFDPIKQVQLNWEKRHKIIEGIARGLLYLHEDSRHRIIHRDLKASNILLDAYMNPKISDFGTARLLDRTENNTMRIIGTYGYMPPEYAQCGTFSSKSDVFSFGVLILEIVSGQKNSSFPEGLVSYAWENWRQGTPLNLVDPTLMVNSTIQILRSIHIGLLCVQENVNDRPTTASVVLMLGSESITLAAPKRPPFLMHTSSTGPDMLSRSSYQSSNNNVQASANDASITELYPR from the exons ATGTGCTGTTCAAGACTACTACTTTTCTTCACCTGCCTAATTCTGATCTTGCATCTGTTTGCTCCCACGTTAGCTCAATTAGTTCCCTACTCCTGCTCCGATAAGGGTAACTACACCAGTAACAGTACATACAGAGCAAATCTCAACACCGTCCTGACGTCTATGTCTTCCAATACCAAAATCAGCTACGGGTTTTATAATTTATCCGTCGGAGAAAATTCCGACAAAGTAAACGCGATTGCGCTTTGTAGAGGAGACATTGGGACAGACGAATGCCGTAGTTGTGTAAATACGTCGAGTCAGGATCTGTTGCAGAAATGTCCCTACCAGAAGGAGGCGATCATATATGACACGAAATGTATGGTGCGATACTCAAACAGATATATATTTGGTCTTTTGGAAGCCAGCCCTTTTCCATTCACCAGCGTACTAAACGCCTCAGATGTAGATGCGTTCACACAGGTTCTAGGGCCTTTGTTAGAGAGGCTAAAAAAGCTCGCCGCAGCAGGAAATTCTACTCGCAAATTTGCTGCGGGAAAAGAGACTGCCCAAGATTTCCAAACAATACATGCACTTCTTATGTGCACCCCTGATTTGGATGAACTCGATTGCAAGAGCTGCCTGGAGCAGTGTACGGCAGCGGTATTTTCATCATGCTGTTATGGAAGGCAGGGAGCGAGATATTTATCACCCAGCTGTCAGTTAAGGTATGAGACTTACACTTTCTATGACCCTACCGCTGAGGCACCACCGCCGTCGCTACTGCCACCATCAACCCGTCGAACAAAAG GAAAGGAAAGTAAACCATCTCGAACTACGATAGTCATAGTTGTATTGACTATTGGTTTTGCTTTGCTAATCGTTTCCAACTTCGTTTTGTATTTACGAGTAAGGAAGTCAAGGCAGAAAGTGAAAT GTGAAGCCAAGCATGAAATTAGTAGTGTTCATGAATCATTTATTAGATATGACTTTGGCACAATCGGAGTTGCTACAGACAACTTTTCCGAGGTAAATAAGCTTGGAGAAGGTGGATTCGGTGCTGTTTACAAG GGTAAGCTTCAAAATGGACTAGAAATAGCTGTGAAAAGGCTATCTATGGGTTCTAGTCAAGGAAATATAGAGTTCGAGAATGAGGTTCTATTGCTAGCAAGGCTTCAACATCGAAATCTGTTGAGCATCATGGGATTTTGTTTGGAAGGAAATGAAAGGCTTCTTATCTATGAGTTTATGCCTAATGCAAGCCTCGATCACTTCTTATTTG ACCCAATCAAACAAGTCCAACTGAATTGGGAAAAACGGCACAAAATTATAGAGGGTATTGCTCGAGGGCTTCTTTATCTTCATGAAGATTCCCGACACCGTATTATTCATCGTGATCTCAAAGCTAGCAACATCTTGTTAGATGCATATATGAAtccaaaaatttcagattttggcaCTGCGAGGTTGTTAGATCGAACTGAAAACAATACAATGAGAATTATTGGGACTTA TGGATATATGCCTCCAGAGTATGCTCAATGCGGAACCTTTTCATCAAAGTCCGATGTCTTTAGTTTTGGCGTCCTAATTTTGGAGATAGTGAGTGGCCAGAAAAACAGTTCTTTTCCTGAAGGCCTTGTAAGCTAT GCTTGGGAAAACTGGAGGCAGGGAACACCTTTAAATCTTGTAGATCCCACATTGATGGTAAattcaacaattcaaatacTGAGAAGCATCCACATTGGACTATTATGTGTTCAAGAAAATGTAAATGATAGACCGACAACTGCTTCGGTCGTTCTCATGCTTGGTAGTGAGTCCATTACTCTAGCAGCACCCAAGAGACCTCCATTTCTTATGCACACAAGTAGCACTGGACCCGACATGTTGTCCCGGTCGTCATATCAATCTAGTAACAACAATGTCCAAGCCTCAGCAAATGATGCTTCAATTACTGAGCTATATCCTCGCTAG